A window of the Pseudomonas sp. B21_DOA genome harbors these coding sequences:
- the panB gene encoding 3-methyl-2-oxobutanoate hydroxymethyltransferase — protein sequence MPAITLTTLQSLKQKGEKITMLTCYDATFAHACNEAGVEVLLVGDSLGMVLQGHDSTLPVTTAEMAYHVASVKRGNGDALILADLPFMANATLEQTMTNSAMLMQAGAHMVKVEGQLWLAESIRLLAERGVPVCAHMGLTPQAVNILGGYKVQGRNENQARQMRADAIALEQAGAAMLLLECVPSELAAEISQAVGIPVIGIGAGNATDGQVLVLHDMLGLSITGRVPKFVKNFMQGQDSIQSALKAYVSEVKATTFPGIEHGFSA from the coding sequence ATGCCAGCCATCACCCTGACCACGCTCCAGAGCCTCAAGCAGAAAGGTGAAAAGATCACCATGCTGACCTGCTATGACGCGACCTTCGCTCACGCCTGCAACGAGGCCGGTGTCGAAGTGCTGCTGGTCGGCGACTCCCTCGGTATGGTTCTGCAGGGTCATGACAGCACCCTGCCAGTGACCACGGCGGAAATGGCCTACCACGTCGCCAGCGTCAAGCGTGGCAATGGTGATGCCCTGATCCTCGCCGACCTGCCGTTCATGGCCAATGCCACCCTTGAACAGACCATGACCAACAGCGCCATGCTGATGCAGGCCGGTGCGCACATGGTCAAGGTCGAAGGTCAACTGTGGCTGGCGGAGTCGATCCGCTTGCTCGCCGAGCGCGGTGTGCCGGTGTGTGCGCACATGGGCCTGACCCCGCAAGCAGTGAACATTCTCGGCGGCTATAAAGTGCAGGGCCGCAACGAGAACCAGGCGCGGCAGATGCGTGCCGATGCGATCGCGCTGGAGCAGGCCGGTGCGGCCATGCTGTTGCTCGAGTGCGTACCGAGCGAACTGGCGGCGGAAATCAGCCAGGCCGTGGGCATTCCGGTGATCGGCATCGGCGCCGGCAACGCCACCGACGGTCAGGTGTTGGTATTGCACGACATGCTCGGCCTGTCGATCACCGGCCGCGTCCCCAAATTCGTCAAGAACTTCATGCAGGGTCAGGACAGCATCCAGTCCGCGCTGAAGGCTTACGTCAGCGAAGTCAAAGCCACCACGTTCCCCGGCATCGAACACGGATTCTCTGCATGA
- a CDS encoding DUF748 domain-containing protein, with protein sequence MKPHMPKGLIRAIGALLTALALYSLLGFLILPGIALRVANQQLANYATVPAHLQRIELNPFSLEVTLWGLVIGEPGKEQVGFDRLYANLQIDSLWTKALHLSDIELDKPKSEILFAKDGKLNLLGLFNVPPSEPTPADPDAKPFPLRIDNIKLAGGVVHFEDVRPSEPIEFLYDDLSFELKNLSTLPEDSADMTLVAIGPAGGRIDWTGNFSLIPFTSEGTLKVTDGQMKSFWPYVRDAVPLVLENGVVSLSTDYKLNLSKQTELLLNNVAVSIAPFAIKAPDGRPLARLERLDVSDTSLDLAKQQVVVGKVRSNKLETWAALEADGQLDWQKLFASQPSKPAAKAAAEPVDAPAAADSPKPEPTAPSKPWQVLVKDVQLRNYTVHLADRSAQPAVALDITPLNVDLQDFDSLNGSPFKLKLDSGLGKQGKISADGTVNLAPVNAQLNVKTQDIDLRVAQSYINPFIRLELRSGMLGSDLKVNLKSTEPLALSVTGRAQIDQLHTLDTLKTRDFLKWQQVVIDGINYQHGDSLSIDKVNLLQPYVRFMINDDRTTNVDDLLIPQPADSGAKSTAAKPAGKDKPLGIHIGAIAINDGSANFADFSLTPNFATAVQQLNGQIGTIDSRQAKPASVDIKGKVDRYAPVTIKGAVNPFDPMASLDIATSFKRVELTTLTPYSGKFAGYRIRKGRLNLDLHYLIIKGQLKAENKVVVEQLQLGEKVDSPDAVSLPLKLAIALLKDVDGKISIELPVTGDLNNPQFSVMPIVWQTLRNLIVKAAAAPFKMIGGLVSGGGSEDLGTVSFAPGSSDLNKDAEAALVKLSQALKERPALRLEIEGTAAKSSDGPLLAEQRLEREYQYNYYKMLQRRGDKVPAQASLLQVPESEKGALLEGIYRTRLKTQPPAEWKDLGKEERTAKMRQGVIAFWSGSDVLLRQLGQDRASTIKDYLVDKGKLEDDRVYFIDANLGEAESDGRVVTQMHLDAE encoded by the coding sequence ATGAAGCCGCACATGCCCAAAGGATTGATTCGCGCGATTGGCGCACTGCTGACAGCCCTGGCCCTCTACAGCCTGCTGGGGTTTCTGATCCTGCCGGGCATTGCCTTGCGCGTGGCCAACCAGCAACTGGCCAACTACGCGACGGTGCCGGCGCATCTGCAGCGCATCGAACTGAACCCCTTCAGCCTTGAGGTCACCCTGTGGGGCCTGGTCATCGGCGAGCCGGGCAAGGAGCAGGTCGGCTTCGATCGCCTCTATGCCAACTTGCAAATCGACAGCCTGTGGACCAAAGCGCTGCATCTGTCCGACATCGAACTGGACAAACCCAAAAGCGAAATCCTCTTCGCCAAGGACGGCAAGCTCAACCTGCTTGGCCTGTTCAACGTGCCGCCGAGCGAGCCGACACCCGCCGATCCCGACGCCAAGCCATTCCCGCTGCGCATCGACAACATCAAACTGGCTGGCGGCGTGGTGCATTTCGAGGATGTACGCCCTAGCGAGCCAATCGAATTTCTTTACGACGATCTCAGTTTCGAGCTGAAAAACCTCAGCACCCTGCCCGAGGACAGCGCCGACATGACCCTTGTCGCGATCGGCCCCGCTGGCGGGCGGATCGACTGGACCGGCAATTTCAGTCTGATTCCTTTTACCTCCGAAGGCACCCTGAAAGTCACCGATGGCCAGATGAAATCCTTCTGGCCTTACGTGCGCGACGCAGTGCCGCTGGTGCTGGAAAACGGCGTTGTCAGCCTCAGCACCGACTACAAACTCAACCTGTCGAAACAGACCGAACTGTTGCTCAACAACGTCGCGGTGAGCATTGCGCCGTTCGCCATCAAGGCTCCAGACGGACGTCCGCTGGCCAGGCTCGAACGCCTCGACGTCAGCGACACCTCGCTGGACCTGGCCAAGCAGCAAGTGGTGGTCGGCAAGGTCCGCAGCAACAAGCTGGAAACCTGGGCGGCGCTGGAAGCCGACGGCCAGTTGGACTGGCAGAAACTGTTCGCCAGCCAACCGTCGAAACCAGCGGCCAAAGCCGCTGCCGAACCGGTCGATGCACCGGCTGCCGCCGACTCGCCGAAACCAGAGCCAACCGCACCGAGCAAGCCATGGCAGGTGCTGGTCAAAGATGTGCAGCTGCGCAACTACACGGTCCATCTCGCCGACCGCTCGGCGCAACCGGCGGTGGCGCTGGATATCACTCCGCTGAACGTCGATCTGCAGGATTTCGACAGCCTCAACGGCTCGCCTTTCAAGCTCAAGCTCGACAGCGGCCTGGGCAAGCAAGGCAAGATCAGCGCCGACGGTACGGTCAACCTGGCCCCGGTCAACGCACAGCTCAACGTCAAAACCCAGGACATCGACCTGCGTGTCGCGCAGTCCTACATCAACCCGTTCATTCGTCTGGAACTGCGCAGCGGCATGCTCGGCAGCGACCTCAAGGTCAACCTGAAGAGCACTGAGCCACTGGCGCTCAGCGTCACCGGCCGCGCGCAGATCGATCAACTGCACACCCTCGATACGCTGAAGACCCGCGACTTCCTCAAATGGCAGCAAGTCGTGATCGACGGCATCAACTATCAGCACGGCGACAGCCTGTCGATCGACAAGGTCAACCTGTTGCAGCCGTATGTGCGCTTCATGATCAACGACGATCGCACTACCAACGTCGACGACCTGCTGATCCCGCAACCGGCCGACAGCGGTGCAAAAAGCACCGCAGCCAAACCGGCGGGCAAGGACAAACCGCTGGGCATTCACATCGGCGCGATTGCGATCAACGATGGTTCCGCGAACTTCGCCGACTTCAGTCTGACACCCAACTTCGCCACCGCCGTGCAACAGCTCAACGGCCAGATCGGCACCATCGACAGTCGTCAGGCGAAGCCGGCCAGCGTCGATATCAAAGGCAAAGTCGACCGTTATGCGCCGGTGACCATCAAAGGCGCGGTCAATCCGTTCGACCCGATGGCCAGCCTCGACATCGCCACCAGTTTCAAACGCGTCGAACTGACGACCCTGACGCCCTACTCCGGCAAATTCGCCGGATACCGCATCCGCAAGGGCCGGCTCAACCTTGACCTGCACTACCTGATCATCAAAGGACAATTGAAAGCCGAGAACAAAGTCGTCGTCGAGCAACTGCAACTGGGCGAGAAAGTCGACAGCCCCGATGCAGTCAGCCTGCCGCTAAAGCTGGCGATCGCCCTGCTCAAGGATGTCGACGGCAAGATCTCCATCGAATTGCCGGTCACCGGCGACTTGAACAATCCGCAGTTCAGCGTGATGCCGATCGTTTGGCAAACCCTGCGCAACCTGATCGTCAAAGCTGCCGCCGCGCCATTCAAAATGATCGGCGGGCTGGTCAGTGGCGGTGGCTCCGAAGACCTTGGCACGGTGTCCTTCGCGCCGGGTTCCAGCGACTTGAACAAAGACGCCGAAGCGGCGCTGGTAAAACTCTCGCAAGCGCTCAAGGAACGTCCGGCGCTGCGCCTGGAAATCGAAGGCACTGCCGCGAAGAGCAGCGATGGACCACTGCTGGCCGAGCAACGTCTGGAACGCGAATATCAGTACAACTACTACAAGATGCTCCAGCGCCGTGGCGATAAAGTCCCGGCCCAGGCCTCGCTGCTGCAAGTGCCCGAGAGCGAGAAAGGCGCGTTGCTCGAAGGCATCTACCGCACTCGCCTGAAGACCCAGCCACCGGCAGAATGGAAAGATCTGGGCAAGGAAGAACGCACGGCGAAAATGCGCCAGGGCGTGATCGCGTTCTGGAGCGGCAGCGATGTGCTGTTGCGCCAGTTGGGCCAGGATCGCGCCAGCACCATCAAGGATTATCTGGTCGACAAGGGCAAGCTTGAGGATGACCGGGTGTACTTCATCGATGCCAACCTTGGCGAGGCCGAAAGCGATGGCCGCGTGGTCACGCAAATGCACCTGGATGCCGAATGA
- a CDS encoding sigma-54 dependent transcriptional regulator produces the protein MPHILIVEDETIIRSALRRLLERNQYQVSEAGSVQEAQERFTIPTFDLIVSDLRLPGAPGTELIKLGQGTPVLIMTSYASLRSAVDSMKMGAVDYIAKPFDHDEMLQAVARILRDRQSAPAAGEATASKPAAGNGKAAVDNSNGEIGIIGSCPPMQDLYSKIRKVAPTDSNVLIQGESGTGKELVARALHNLSKRAKAPMISVNCAAIPESLIESELFGHEKGAFTGASAGRAGLVEAADGGTLFLDEIGELPLEAQARLLRVLQEGEIRRVGSVQSQKVDVRLIAATHRDLKSLAKIGQFREDLYYRLHVIALKLPPLRERGADVNEIANAFLARQSARINRTDLKFAADAEQAIRHYSWPGNVRELENAVERAVILSESPEISADLLGIDIELSDLEDDEFIGLPPQTGGNASNSSHEPTEDLSLEDYFQHFVLEHQDHMTETELARKLGVSRKCLWERRQRLGIPRRKTGVASES, from the coding sequence ATGCCGCACATTTTGATCGTCGAAGACGAAACCATTATCCGCTCCGCCTTGCGCCGCCTGCTGGAACGCAACCAGTACCAGGTCAGCGAAGCCGGATCAGTGCAGGAAGCACAAGAACGCTTCACCATTCCTACGTTCGATCTGATCGTCAGCGACCTGCGCCTGCCAGGCGCTCCGGGCACCGAGCTGATCAAGCTCGGGCAAGGCACACCGGTGCTGATCATGACCAGTTACGCCAGCCTGCGCTCGGCGGTCGACTCGATGAAAATGGGCGCGGTCGATTACATCGCCAAGCCGTTCGACCACGATGAAATGCTCCAGGCGGTTGCGCGGATCCTGCGCGATCGCCAGTCGGCGCCGGCTGCCGGCGAAGCCACGGCGAGCAAGCCTGCCGCTGGCAATGGCAAAGCCGCTGTGGATAACAGCAATGGTGAAATTGGCATCATCGGTTCGTGCCCACCGATGCAGGACCTGTACAGCAAGATCCGCAAGGTCGCGCCAACCGACTCCAACGTGTTGATTCAGGGTGAGTCCGGTACCGGTAAAGAACTGGTGGCCCGCGCCCTGCACAATCTATCGAAACGCGCCAAGGCGCCGATGATCTCGGTGAACTGCGCGGCGATTCCGGAAAGCCTCATTGAGTCGGAACTGTTCGGCCACGAGAAAGGCGCGTTCACCGGCGCCAGCGCCGGGCGTGCCGGTCTGGTCGAAGCGGCGGACGGCGGCACCTTGTTCCTCGATGAAATCGGCGAACTGCCCCTCGAAGCCCAGGCTCGCTTGCTGCGGGTCTTGCAGGAGGGCGAGATTCGCCGCGTAGGTTCTGTGCAATCGCAGAAAGTCGATGTGCGCCTGATCGCTGCAACTCACCGCGATCTGAAGAGCCTGGCGAAAATTGGCCAGTTCCGTGAAGACCTTTATTACCGTCTGCACGTGATTGCCCTGAAGCTGCCGCCGCTGCGCGAGCGTGGCGCCGACGTCAACGAAATCGCCAATGCCTTCCTCGCTCGCCAGAGCGCGCGGATCAATCGCACCGACCTGAAATTCGCCGCCGATGCCGAACAGGCGATCCGGCACTATTCCTGGCCTGGTAACGTCCGTGAACTGGAGAACGCGGTTGAGCGCGCGGTGATTCTCAGCGAAAGCCCGGAGATTTCGGCCGACCTGCTGGGCATCGACATCGAGCTGAGCGATCTGGAAGACGACGAGTTCATCGGTCTGCCGCCGCAAACCGGCGGTAACGCCAGCAACAGCAGCCATGAGCCGACCGAGGATCTGTCGCTGGAAGACTATTTCCAGCATTTCGTCCTCGAGCATCAGGACCACATGACCGAGACCGAACTGGCACGCAAACTCGGCGTCAGCCGCAAATGCCTGTGGGAACGCCGCCAGCGTCTGGGCATTCCACGGCGCAAGACCGGGGTTGCCAGCGAGAGCTGA
- a CDS encoding pilin produces MKKQQGFTLIELLIVVAIIGILATIALPQYSKYQARSKVTAGLAEISALKVPFEDTINQGTAPTLANVANGATTTSNCTLAVTGTAATGEGTLTCTLLNAPGPVLGKTITLSRSGAATGNTSGVWTCATTVNADYSPRGCTASGT; encoded by the coding sequence ATGAAAAAACAACAAGGTTTCACATTGATCGAGCTGCTGATCGTCGTGGCGATCATCGGCATTCTGGCGACTATCGCCTTGCCTCAGTATTCGAAGTATCAAGCGCGGTCGAAGGTGACGGCGGGGCTGGCGGAGATTAGTGCATTGAAAGTGCCGTTCGAGGACACGATCAATCAAGGCACAGCTCCAACTCTGGCCAACGTTGCTAATGGTGCGACTACTACTTCCAACTGTACGTTGGCAGTTACCGGTACAGCCGCGACTGGCGAAGGCACGCTTACCTGCACCCTGCTCAATGCACCAGGTCCGGTGTTAGGTAAAACCATTACGCTTTCTCGTTCCGGGGCGGCTACGGGGAATACCTCCGGTGTTTGGACGTGTGCGACGACGGTCAACGCTGATTATTCTCCGCGCGGTTGCACGGCCAGCGGTACGTAA
- the pgi gene encoding glucose-6-phosphate isomerase has translation MAYYRTPHDVTALPAWQALKDHRQAMQDFSMREAFNADPQRFNQFTLSSCGLFLDYSKNLINAETRNLLVGLANEVDLKGAIKALFDGEIVNASEGRPALHTALRRPVGDKLSVNGVNVMPEVHKVLNQITDLVGRIHDGLWRGYTEKPITDVVNIGIGGSFLGPELVSEALLSYAQKGVRCHYLANIDGSEFHELTQKLRAETTLFIVSSKSFNTLETLKNAQAARAWYLAQGGSEAELYRHFIAVSSNNAAAVAFGIREENIFPMWDWVGGRYSLWSAIGLPIALAIGMSNFKELLSGAYTMDQHFQTAPFEQNMPVLLALLGVWYGNFWGAQSHAILPYDHYLRNITKHLQQLDMESNGKSVRQDGTSVSTDTGPVIWGGVGCNGQHAYHQLLHQGTQLIPADFIVPIVSFNPVSDHHQWLYANCLSQSQALMLGKTLPEAEAELRDKGMGEDDVRKLAPHKVIPGNRPSNTLVVERISPRRLGALVAMYEHKVFVQSVVWGINAFDQWGVELGKELGKGVYNRLVGSDETVADDASTQGLINYFRGRHRG, from the coding sequence ATGGCGTACTACCGCACTCCTCACGACGTTACCGCTCTGCCCGCCTGGCAAGCGTTGAAAGATCACCGCCAAGCCATGCAGGATTTCAGCATGCGCGAAGCCTTCAACGCCGATCCGCAGCGTTTCAATCAGTTCACCCTCAGCAGCTGCGGCCTGTTTCTCGATTATTCGAAGAATTTGATCAACGCCGAGACCCGCAATCTACTGGTGGGTCTGGCCAATGAAGTCGATCTGAAGGGCGCGATCAAAGCGCTGTTCGACGGCGAAATCGTCAACGCCTCCGAAGGCCGCCCGGCACTGCACACCGCCCTGCGCCGCCCGGTCGGCGACAAGCTGTCGGTCAACGGCGTCAACGTGATGCCGGAAGTGCACAAGGTCTTGAACCAGATCACCGATCTGGTCGGCCGCATTCACGACGGACTGTGGCGTGGTTACACCGAGAAGCCGATCACCGACGTGGTCAACATCGGCATCGGTGGTTCGTTCCTCGGCCCGGAGCTGGTGTCCGAAGCGCTGCTGTCCTATGCGCAAAAAGGCGTGCGTTGCCATTACCTGGCGAACATTGACGGCAGTGAATTCCACGAGCTGACGCAGAAACTGCGCGCCGAGACCACGCTGTTCATCGTTTCGTCGAAGTCGTTCAACACCCTCGAAACCCTGAAGAATGCTCAGGCCGCACGCGCCTGGTACCTGGCGCAGGGCGGTTCGGAAGCCGAGCTGTATCGCCACTTCATCGCGGTATCGAGCAACAACGCCGCTGCGGTGGCCTTCGGTATCCGTGAAGAAAACATCTTCCCGATGTGGGATTGGGTCGGCGGCCGTTATTCGCTGTGGTCGGCGATCGGTTTGCCGATCGCCCTGGCCATCGGCATGTCCAACTTCAAGGAACTGCTGTCTGGTGCCTACACCATGGACCAGCATTTCCAGACCGCGCCGTTCGAACAGAACATGCCAGTGCTGCTGGCTCTGCTCGGCGTGTGGTACGGCAATTTCTGGGGCGCGCAAAGCCACGCGATCCTGCCGTACGACCACTACCTGCGCAACATCACCAAGCACTTGCAACAACTGGACATGGAATCCAACGGCAAGAGCGTGCGTCAGGACGGCACCTCGGTGTCGACCGATACCGGCCCGGTGATCTGGGGCGGCGTCGGCTGCAACGGTCAGCACGCTTACCACCAGTTGCTGCACCAGGGCACCCAGCTGATTCCGGCTGACTTCATCGTGCCGATCGTCAGCTTCAACCCGGTCTCCGACCACCACCAGTGGCTGTACGCCAACTGCCTGTCGCAGAGCCAGGCGCTGATGCTCGGCAAGACCCTGCCGGAAGCCGAAGCCGAACTGCGCGACAAAGGCATGGGCGAAGACGACGTGCGCAAACTGGCGCCGCACAAGGTGATCCCGGGCAATCGTCCGAGCAACACTCTGGTAGTCGAACGCATCAGCCCGCGTCGCCTCGGCGCGCTGGTTGCCATGTATGAGCACAAAGTGTTCGTGCAAAGCGTGGTCTGGGGCATCAACGCCTTCGACCAGTGGGGTGTGGAACTGGGCAAGGAATTGGGCAAAGGCGTCTACAACCGCCTGGTCGGCAGCGACGAGACCGTGGCTGACGATGCCTCGACTCAGGGCCTGATCAACTATTTCCGCGGGCGTCATCGCGGCTGA
- a CDS encoding DUF2845 domain-containing protein, whose product MTVRNWLAVLALTCAAGHASASDTLRCGSQLISLGDRASEVLQKCGEPVSRDVLGYKRSANRREEFQVEEWTYGPNNGMYQYLRFEGNRLRQINSKRGN is encoded by the coding sequence ATGACCGTGCGTAACTGGCTGGCCGTGCTCGCGCTGACGTGCGCTGCTGGCCACGCGTCGGCCTCGGATACCTTGCGCTGCGGCAGCCAGTTAATCAGCCTTGGCGACCGCGCAAGCGAGGTGCTGCAAAAATGTGGCGAGCCGGTGAGCCGTGACGTGCTTGGCTACAAGCGCAGTGCCAATCGCCGCGAGGAGTTTCAGGTCGAGGAATGGACCTACGGCCCGAACAATGGCATGTACCAATATCTGCGCTTCGAAGGCAATCGCCTGCGGCAGATCAATAGCAAACGCGGTAACTGA
- the acs gene encoding acetate--CoA ligase, with amino-acid sequence MFDISTFPKADAVRQAAQLSQDEYRRLYRESIEHPSAFWAEQATRFLDWSTPWQTVQRYDLKTGEAVWFAGGKLNVSYNCIDRHLEQRGEQTALLWEGDDPAESAQITYNKLHHHVCRLANVLKSRGVKKGDRVCIYMPMIPEAAYAMLACARIGAIHSVVFGGFSPDSLRDRILDADCRTVITADEGVRGGRFVSLKNNVDKALQSCPNVSTVVVVERTQGQVDWVEGRDLWYHQAVREVDDDCPPEPMDAEDPLFILYTSGSTGKPKGVLHTTGGYLLQAAMTFKYVLDYRDGEVFWCTADVGWVTGHSYIVYGPLANGATTLMFEGVPSYPSSSRFWQVIDKHKVNIFYTAPTALRALMREGAEPLKETSRASLRLLGSVGEPINPEAWEWYFNAVGEQRCPIVDTWWQTETGGIMLSPLVSAQRIKPGCATQPMFGVQPVLLDEVGKEIKGVGSGVLAIKSSWPAQIRSVYGDPQRMIDTYFKPYPGYYFTGDGARRDEDGDYWITGRIDDVINVSGHRIGTAEVESALVLHDSIAEAAVVGYPHDVKGQGIYAFVTPMNGTEANEELKKDLLAHVSKEIGSFAKPDLIQWAPALPKTRSGKIMRRILRKIACNELDSLGDTSTLADPSVVQDLVDKRLNT; translated from the coding sequence ATGTTCGATATCAGCACGTTCCCCAAAGCCGATGCCGTGCGCCAGGCCGCTCAGTTGAGCCAGGACGAGTATCGGCGCCTGTACCGCGAATCGATTGAACACCCCAGCGCCTTCTGGGCCGAGCAGGCAACGCGCTTCCTCGATTGGAGCACGCCGTGGCAGACCGTGCAGCGCTATGACCTGAAAACCGGTGAAGCGGTCTGGTTTGCCGGCGGCAAGCTCAACGTCAGCTACAACTGCATCGACCGCCACCTTGAACAACGCGGCGAACAGACCGCCCTGCTCTGGGAGGGCGACGACCCAGCCGAATCGGCGCAGATCACTTATAACAAACTCCATCACCACGTCTGCCGTCTGGCCAACGTGCTGAAAAGCCGTGGCGTGAAGAAAGGCGACCGGGTGTGCATCTACATGCCGATGATCCCCGAAGCCGCCTACGCCATGCTCGCCTGCGCGCGAATCGGCGCGATTCACTCGGTAGTGTTCGGCGGATTTTCCCCGGATTCCCTGCGTGATCGAATTCTCGACGCCGACTGCCGTACCGTGATAACCGCCGATGAAGGCGTGCGCGGCGGCCGCTTCGTGTCACTGAAAAACAACGTCGACAAAGCCCTGCAAAGTTGCCCGAACGTCAGCACCGTGGTGGTGGTCGAGCGTACGCAGGGCCAGGTCGACTGGGTCGAAGGCCGCGACCTCTGGTATCACCAGGCCGTACGCGAAGTCGACGACGATTGCCCGCCGGAACCGATGGACGCCGAAGATCCGCTGTTCATCCTCTACACCTCCGGCAGCACCGGCAAACCCAAAGGCGTGCTGCACACCACCGGCGGCTACCTGCTGCAAGCAGCAATGACCTTCAAGTACGTGCTCGACTACCGCGACGGCGAAGTGTTCTGGTGCACCGCCGACGTCGGCTGGGTCACCGGCCACAGTTACATCGTCTACGGGCCGCTGGCCAACGGTGCGACCACACTGATGTTCGAAGGCGTGCCGAGCTACCCGAGCAGTTCGCGCTTCTGGCAGGTTATCGACAAGCACAAGGTCAACATTTTCTACACCGCCCCCACCGCCCTGCGCGCGTTGATGCGCGAAGGCGCCGAACCATTGAAGGAAACGTCGCGCGCCAGCCTCAGATTGCTCGGCAGCGTCGGTGAGCCGATCAACCCGGAAGCGTGGGAATGGTATTTCAATGCCGTCGGTGAACAGCGCTGCCCGATCGTCGACACCTGGTGGCAGACCGAAACCGGCGGCATCATGCTCAGCCCGCTGGTCAGCGCACAACGGATCAAACCGGGCTGCGCGACGCAACCGATGTTTGGCGTGCAACCGGTGTTGCTCGACGAAGTCGGCAAGGAAATCAAAGGCGTCGGCAGCGGCGTGCTGGCGATCAAATCAAGCTGGCCGGCGCAGATCCGCAGCGTCTACGGCGATCCGCAGCGGATGATCGACACCTACTTCAAACCCTACCCCGGCTATTACTTCACCGGCGACGGCGCCCGCCGCGACGAGGACGGCGATTACTGGATCACCGGACGCATCGACGACGTGATCAACGTCTCCGGCCACCGCATCGGCACCGCCGAAGTGGAAAGCGCGCTGGTGCTGCATGACAGCATCGCCGAGGCCGCCGTGGTCGGTTATCCGCACGACGTCAAAGGCCAGGGCATCTACGCATTCGTCACGCCAATGAACGGCACCGAGGCCAACGAAGAGCTGAAGAAAGACCTGCTGGCACATGTCAGCAAGGAGATCGGCAGCTTCGCCAAACCGGACCTGATCCAGTGGGCGCCGGCGTTGCCAAAGACCCGTTCGGGCAAGATCATGCGGCGGATATTGCGCAAGATTGCCTGCAATGAGCTCGACAGTCTGGGCGATACTTCGACGCTGGCTGATCCGAGCGTCGTACAAGACCTCGTTGATAAACGGCTCAATACTTGA
- the panC gene encoding pantoate--beta-alanine ligase has translation MNTVKTVRELRAAVARARSEGKRIGFVPTMGNLHSGHVALITKATQRVDFVVASIFVNPLQFGVGEDLDKYPRTLAADQEKLLEAGCDLLFAPTVDEMYPDGMAGQTRVSVPQLSEGLCGASRPGHFEGVATVVSKLFNMVQPDLAIFGQKDYQQLAVIRALVHDLNMPIQIIGEPTVRAADGLALSSRNGFLNEDQRAVAPVVYRVLSSIAEAIKQGERDYPALIAAQLQVLEAAGLRPDYLEIRHGLTLRPATAEDRDLVILAAAFLGTTRLIDNLHLNLDSPI, from the coding sequence ATGAACACCGTCAAAACCGTACGCGAACTACGCGCCGCCGTCGCCCGCGCGCGCAGTGAAGGCAAGCGCATCGGCTTCGTGCCGACCATGGGCAACCTGCACAGCGGCCACGTCGCATTGATCACCAAAGCTACCCAGCGAGTCGATTTCGTCGTCGCGAGTATTTTCGTCAACCCGCTGCAATTCGGCGTCGGCGAAGACCTCGACAAATACCCGCGCACCCTCGCCGCCGATCAGGAAAAGCTCCTCGAGGCCGGTTGCGACCTGCTGTTCGCGCCGACGGTCGATGAGATGTACCCGGACGGCATGGCCGGACAAACCCGGGTCAGCGTGCCGCAATTATCCGAAGGCCTGTGTGGTGCCAGCCGTCCGGGGCACTTCGAAGGTGTGGCGACGGTGGTCAGCAAGCTGTTCAACATGGTCCAGCCGGATCTGGCGATCTTCGGCCAGAAGGATTACCAGCAACTGGCGGTGATCCGCGCACTGGTGCACGACCTGAACATGCCGATCCAGATCATCGGCGAGCCGACCGTGCGTGCAGCGGACGGTCTGGCGCTGTCGTCGCGCAACGGTTTCCTCAATGAAGACCAGCGCGCCGTGGCGCCGGTGGTGTATCGCGTGCTGAGCAGCATTGCCGAAGCGATCAAGCAAGGTGAGCGTGATTACCCGGCGCTGATCGCTGCACAGTTGCAGGTGCTGGAAGCGGCGGGTCTGCGTCCGGATTATCTGGAAATCCGTCATGGCCTGACCTTGCGTCCGGCGACGGCGGAAGACCGCGACCTGGTGATTCTGGCGGCGGCGTTCCTCGGCACTACGCGGCTGATCGACAACCTGCACCTGAATCTCGATAGCCCGATTTAA
- a CDS encoding BON domain-containing protein translates to MKKFAITAAATALTLTMAGGAFAQSAQATQAPMVLAAGEVTKAKEATSDTWITTKVKSDLVTEKGIPGTDIKVETNKGVVSLSSDVAVTEAQKTTAVNITKKIKGVKAVSADGLKAE, encoded by the coding sequence ATGAAGAAGTTCGCTATCACTGCCGCTGCTACCGCTCTGACCCTGACCATGGCTGGTGGCGCTTTCGCCCAGTCCGCTCAGGCTACCCAAGCGCCAATGGTTCTGGCTGCTGGTGAAGTTACCAAGGCTAAAGAAGCTACTTCCGACACCTGGATCACCACCAAAGTGAAAAGCGATCTGGTTACCGAAAAAGGTATTCCAGGCACCGACATCAAAGTCGAAACCAACAAAGGTGTAGTTTCACTGTCTTCTGACGTAGCTGTTACCGAAGCTCAGAAAACCACCGCTGTGAACATCACCAAGAAAATCAAAGGCGTTAAAGCGGTATCCGCTGACGGCCTGAAAGCCGAGTAA